In Gemmata obscuriglobus, a single genomic region encodes these proteins:
- a CDS encoding DUF2309 domain-containing protein produces the protein MVVKDLHHPDHAPRDGHTSTPADRFRAAVEHGAHLLPAQGPINVFIHHNTLHAFEALPFETAVAHGAAVFGCEPYLTEARYRDALAKGRIRFSDLREVLADDLGGLALAPVKPHGTRLDLRLAMLQYPLAGGTADELRWLIAETDALTRVRPEASAAARGRLVSETRRWVMRDLRGRNGTNPAWMRDLFARFGLAGIETWPEATWEAFALEALWALCREGARATADTQAPAPPPIRHRDLLLRAGAADTDLWVHDVLTRFTAAFLDQGVSHWPLPGRELGYFKSFCALYSHSGGPPDRWMAGLPAEARALLAAGTDPAAAACDALAALGVPESEWDAFVGATLLPLRGWAGMVHQVETRGDRVALPVPGGSLVEFVAVRLLLEKHAAAYAARESLGDTGPLARLRERLRAAAKPGGPRGEDERAFPVFQLAQLLGWGAGELAALGPDGWAALFAEVDGFPALARRRAFHLAYERRFREQCLDALALHAPQKPRGPRFQAITCLDEREESFRRHLEEVAPDCETFGAAGFFAVPMYYKGAGDAHFVPLCPIVLTPAHWVEERPTGAEEEKARRLKQTRRLLGSVSHRAHVGTRTFAVGALLTATLGVLASVPLVLRILFPRLTARLRGRLGKFVAREPGTALRLERAPECAPAGAPGHLGFTVPEMATQAERLLRDIGLVDGFARLVFVIGHGSNSFNNPHKSAYDCGACGGSPGAPNGRAAAAILNDARVRARLAQNGIAIPAETWFVGGYHNTCDDSVTLLDTEGVPDTHRDALRAAGRDIEQTCARNAHERCRRFMSAPLTLSPQDALRHVEGRSEDLAQTRPELGHATNALCVVGRRERTRGLFLDRRAFLTAYDPTRDDAHGTVLARTMAAVFPVCGGINLEYFFSHVDSPGYGCGTKLPHNITALLGVMDGAASDLRTGLPWQMVEIHEPVRLLIVCETTVDIMQKVLDGNPMGRSMTENGWVQLAVLSPTDNTLKVFRDGAFRDYAPTADALPAAASSADWYRGWREHLEFAEIAPGAAGVEHV, from the coding sequence GTGGTCGTGAAGGACCTACATCACCCGGACCACGCGCCGCGCGACGGGCACACCAGCACACCTGCGGACCGCTTCAGGGCCGCGGTTGAGCACGGCGCGCACCTGCTGCCCGCGCAGGGGCCGATCAACGTCTTCATCCACCACAACACGCTCCACGCGTTCGAGGCGCTGCCGTTCGAGACGGCCGTGGCCCATGGCGCCGCGGTGTTCGGGTGCGAGCCGTACCTGACGGAGGCGCGGTACCGGGACGCGCTCGCGAAAGGGCGCATCCGGTTCTCGGACCTGCGCGAGGTGCTGGCCGACGACCTCGGGGGCCTCGCGCTCGCCCCGGTGAAGCCGCACGGCACGCGGCTCGACCTGCGCCTGGCCATGCTGCAGTACCCGCTGGCGGGCGGAACGGCCGACGAGCTGCGGTGGCTGATCGCCGAGACGGACGCGCTGACCCGGGTGCGGCCGGAGGCGTCGGCCGCGGCGCGGGGGCGGCTCGTGTCCGAGACCCGGCGCTGGGTGATGCGCGACCTCCGCGGGCGCAACGGCACCAACCCCGCCTGGATGCGCGACCTGTTCGCGCGGTTCGGCCTCGCGGGCATTGAGACGTGGCCCGAGGCGACGTGGGAGGCGTTCGCGCTCGAGGCGCTGTGGGCGCTGTGCCGCGAAGGCGCCCGCGCCACCGCGGACACCCAAGCGCCCGCGCCGCCCCCGATCCGGCACCGCGACCTGCTGCTCCGGGCCGGCGCCGCGGACACGGACCTGTGGGTCCACGACGTGCTGACCCGGTTCACCGCGGCGTTCCTCGATCAGGGCGTCTCGCACTGGCCGCTGCCGGGCCGCGAGCTGGGCTACTTCAAATCCTTCTGCGCGCTGTACTCGCACTCCGGCGGCCCGCCGGACCGGTGGATGGCCGGTCTGCCGGCCGAGGCCAGGGCGCTGCTCGCGGCCGGCACCGACCCGGCGGCGGCGGCGTGCGACGCCCTCGCCGCGCTGGGCGTGCCCGAAAGCGAGTGGGACGCCTTCGTCGGCGCGACGCTGCTCCCGCTCCGCGGGTGGGCCGGGATGGTGCACCAGGTCGAGACCCGCGGCGACCGGGTCGCGCTCCCGGTGCCGGGCGGGAGCCTGGTCGAATTCGTGGCGGTGCGGCTGTTACTCGAGAAGCACGCGGCGGCTTACGCGGCCCGCGAATCGCTCGGCGACACCGGCCCGCTGGCGCGGCTCCGCGAGCGGCTCCGGGCCGCCGCGAAGCCCGGCGGCCCGCGGGGCGAAGACGAGCGGGCGTTTCCGGTGTTCCAGCTCGCGCAGCTCCTCGGCTGGGGTGCCGGCGAGCTGGCGGCCCTCGGGCCGGACGGGTGGGCCGCGCTGTTCGCGGAGGTCGACGGGTTCCCGGCACTTGCCCGGCGCCGCGCGTTCCACCTCGCCTACGAGCGCCGGTTCCGCGAGCAGTGCCTCGACGCCCTCGCCCTCCACGCGCCGCAGAAGCCCCGGGGGCCGCGGTTCCAGGCGATCACCTGCCTGGACGAGCGCGAGGAGTCGTTCCGGCGGCACCTCGAAGAGGTCGCGCCCGACTGCGAGACGTTCGGGGCCGCGGGGTTCTTCGCGGTGCCCATGTACTACAAGGGCGCCGGCGACGCGCACTTCGTGCCGCTGTGCCCGATCGTGCTCACCCCGGCCCACTGGGTCGAAGAGCGGCCCACGGGCGCGGAGGAGGAGAAGGCCCGGCGGCTGAAGCAGACGCGGCGGCTGCTCGGGTCCGTGTCGCACCGGGCGCACGTGGGCACGCGGACCTTCGCCGTCGGGGCGCTGCTGACCGCCACGCTCGGCGTGCTGGCCTCGGTCCCGCTCGTGCTGCGCATCCTCTTCCCCCGGCTCACGGCCCGGCTCCGCGGCCGGCTCGGCAAGTTCGTCGCGCGCGAGCCCGGTACGGCGCTCCGGCTCGAGCGCGCCCCGGAGTGCGCCCCGGCGGGCGCGCCCGGGCACCTGGGGTTCACGGTGCCGGAGATGGCGACACAGGCCGAGCGGCTGCTGCGCGACATCGGGCTGGTGGACGGGTTCGCGCGGCTGGTGTTCGTGATCGGGCACGGGTCGAACAGCTTCAACAACCCGCACAAATCGGCCTACGACTGCGGCGCCTGCGGCGGCAGCCCCGGGGCGCCGAACGGCCGCGCCGCCGCCGCCATCCTCAACGACGCCCGGGTCCGCGCCAGACTGGCGCAAAACGGGATCGCGATCCCGGCGGAGACGTGGTTCGTGGGCGGGTACCACAACACCTGTGACGACTCGGTCACGCTGCTCGACACCGAGGGCGTGCCCGACACGCACCGCGACGCGCTCCGGGCGGCGGGCCGCGACATCGAGCAGACGTGCGCCCGCAACGCCCACGAGCGGTGCCGCCGGTTCATGTCGGCCCCGCTGACGCTCTCCCCGCAGGACGCCCTGCGGCACGTGGAGGGGCGGAGCGAGGACCTGGCCCAGACGCGGCCCGAACTCGGGCACGCGACCAACGCCCTGTGCGTCGTGGGGCGGCGCGAGCGGACCCGCGGGCTGTTCCTGGACCGCCGGGCGTTCCTCACCGCCTACGACCCGACCCGGGACGACGCGCACGGGACGGTCCTGGCCCGCACGATGGCCGCGGTGTTCCCGGTGTGCGGCGGGATCAACCTGGAGTACTTCTTCTCGCACGTCGACTCGCCGGGGTACGGGTGCGGCACCAAGCTCCCGCACAACATCACCGCGCTGCTGGGGGTGATGGACGGGGCCGCCAGCGACCTGCGCACCGGCCTGCCGTGGCAGATGGTCGAGATCCACGAGCCGGTGCGGCTCCTCATCGTGTGCGAAACCACTGTGGACATCATGCAGAAGGTGCTCGACGGGAACCCGATGGGGCGGTCGATGACCGAGAACGGCTGGGTGCAGCTCGCGGTCCTCTCCCCGACGGACAACACGCTCAAGGTGTTCCGCGACGGGGCGTTCCGCGACTACGCGCCGACGGCCGACGCGCTGCCGGCGGCGGCCTCGTCCGCGGACTGGTACCGCGGCTGGCGCGAGCACCTGGAGTTCGCCGAGATCGCCCCCGGCGCGGCGGGGGTGGAGCATGTCTGA
- a CDS encoding sensor histidine kinase: MNALRWRFLWPVLLGTLCLVALCAFAAVSLFHQQVTITGVLRENVSSRRAASDLRGCLNTLIALESNQIESVTDLHARALVHLADIRQLANHPREQDLSAQLDDGFARYLKLWESMPPKGAPEHARQVEAATQFLEANVLYPCRDIEAFNDQRVEETTSQHERVLSRLAWGMAVVAGLGAVAGVVFGYGVARLLSQSIRRLQVQIRDAAGKLGPNQPEILLTGDPGFGGLHDELESLTARIEGVMQALHERELEVIRSEHLAAVGQLAAGVGHEIRNPLTSIKMLVQTGLEGAAPPLSAEDLRIIESEIRRMERSLQTFLEFARPPKLERRPTDLGAVLESVLGLVRGRAEQQRVATRLELPGPPVVLTADAGQLQQVFVNLVLNALDVMPTGGALTVRARAAGGGIEVEVSDTGPGISKTMLPRLFVPFASSKDTGLGLGLVISRRIVEDHGGTMNAGNRAGGGASFFVRLPAGAGREPAAP; the protein is encoded by the coding sequence ATGAACGCACTCCGCTGGCGGTTCCTGTGGCCGGTGCTGCTCGGCACGCTGTGCCTCGTCGCCCTGTGCGCGTTCGCCGCGGTGTCGCTGTTCCACCAGCAGGTGACCATCACCGGGGTGCTGCGCGAGAACGTGTCCAGCCGGCGGGCGGCGTCCGACCTGCGCGGGTGCCTGAACACGCTGATCGCCCTCGAGAGCAACCAGATCGAGTCGGTCACGGACCTGCACGCCCGCGCCCTGGTCCACCTCGCCGACATCCGCCAGCTCGCCAACCACCCGCGCGAGCAGGACCTGTCCGCCCAGCTCGACGACGGGTTCGCCCGGTACCTGAAACTGTGGGAGTCGATGCCCCCGAAGGGGGCGCCCGAGCACGCCCGGCAGGTCGAGGCGGCGACCCAGTTCCTCGAGGCGAACGTGCTGTACCCGTGCCGCGACATCGAGGCGTTCAACGACCAGCGGGTCGAGGAGACCACCTCCCAGCACGAGCGGGTGCTGAGCCGGCTCGCGTGGGGCATGGCGGTGGTCGCGGGGCTCGGGGCGGTCGCCGGGGTGGTGTTCGGGTACGGCGTCGCCCGGCTCCTGAGCCAGTCGATCCGGCGGCTCCAGGTGCAGATCCGCGACGCGGCCGGGAAGCTCGGGCCGAACCAGCCCGAGATCCTGCTGACGGGCGACCCCGGGTTCGGCGGCCTGCACGACGAGCTGGAGTCCCTCACGGCGCGCATCGAGGGCGTCATGCAGGCGCTCCACGAGCGCGAGCTGGAGGTGATCCGCTCCGAGCACCTGGCGGCGGTGGGGCAGCTCGCCGCGGGCGTCGGGCATGAGATCCGGAACCCGCTCACCTCCATCAAGATGCTGGTGCAGACGGGGCTGGAGGGCGCCGCCCCGCCGCTGTCGGCCGAGGACCTGCGGATCATCGAGTCCGAGATCCGGCGCATGGAGCGGTCCCTCCAGACGTTCCTGGAGTTCGCCCGGCCGCCCAAGCTGGAGCGCCGGCCGACCGACCTGGGCGCCGTGCTCGAGTCGGTCCTCGGGCTGGTCCGGGGGCGCGCCGAGCAGCAGCGCGTGGCCACCCGGCTGGAGCTGCCCGGCCCTCCGGTGGTGCTGACCGCCGACGCGGGGCAGCTCCAGCAGGTGTTCGTGAACCTGGTGCTCAACGCCCTCGACGTGATGCCCACCGGCGGGGCGCTGACCGTCCGCGCCCGCGCGGCCGGCGGCGGGATCGAGGTGGAGGTGTCCGACACCGGCCCGGGAATCAGTAAAACCATGCTGCCGCGGCTGTTCGTGCCGTTCGCGAGCAGCAAAGACACCGGCCTGGGGCTGGGGCTGGTGATCTCCCGGCGGATCGTGGAAGATCACGGCGGGACCATGAACGCCGGGAACCGCGCGGGCGGCGGGGCCAGCTTCTTCGTTCGGCTCCCCGCCGGCGCCGGCCGCGAGCCCGCGGCGCCCTGA
- a CDS encoding sigma-54-dependent transcriptional regulator: protein MPTLLVIDDESAIRHAFQRAFRDGDYAVRTATTAAEGLAEFARDRPDVVVLDVHLPDASGLDTFRRARAIDARVPVVLVTGHGTTDLAIEAMKEGAYEYLLKPLELADLRQLIGRAAQSSRLMRTPAVMPEVEPAPVPGDVLLGRCPAMQEVYKAVGRVAGQNVTVLVLGESGTGKELVARAIYQHSRRADKPFLAINCAAIPEQLLESELFGHEKGAFTSAERKRIGKFEQCHGGTIFLDEVGEMTPLTQAKILRLIQEQRFERIGGAETVQTDVRLIAATNADLERMTEDGRFRRDLYFRLNVFTITLPPLRERGDDVALLVDHYLKRFGHELGKPVAEVEPAAAAALRAYPWPGNVRELQSVLKQSVLRMSGSALLADFLPEHVRNPTAGAAPATVGENGAFDWDQFVGGRIGAGSENLYAEALERMEREVLVRVLKHTDGNQLQAARVLGITRGSLRNKIRALGISIARSVWSDDEQGDA from the coding sequence ATGCCGACGCTGCTGGTGATCGACGACGAGTCCGCGATCCGACACGCCTTCCAGCGCGCGTTCCGCGACGGGGACTACGCCGTTCGCACCGCGACCACCGCCGCCGAGGGGCTCGCGGAGTTCGCCCGGGACCGCCCCGACGTGGTGGTGCTCGACGTCCACCTCCCGGACGCCTCCGGGCTCGACACGTTCCGCCGCGCGCGCGCGATCGACGCCCGGGTGCCGGTCGTGCTGGTGACCGGGCACGGCACCACCGACCTCGCCATCGAGGCGATGAAGGAGGGGGCCTACGAGTACCTCCTCAAGCCGCTCGAGCTGGCCGACCTGCGGCAACTGATCGGCCGCGCCGCGCAGTCCAGCCGGCTGATGCGCACCCCCGCGGTGATGCCCGAGGTGGAGCCGGCGCCCGTGCCGGGCGACGTGCTGCTGGGCCGGTGCCCCGCGATGCAGGAGGTGTACAAGGCCGTCGGCCGGGTCGCCGGCCAGAACGTGACCGTGCTCGTGCTGGGCGAGAGCGGCACCGGCAAGGAGCTGGTGGCCCGGGCGATCTACCAGCACTCGCGGCGGGCGGACAAGCCGTTCCTGGCGATCAACTGCGCCGCCATCCCCGAGCAGCTCCTGGAGAGCGAGCTGTTCGGGCACGAGAAGGGCGCGTTCACCAGCGCCGAGCGCAAGCGCATCGGGAAGTTCGAGCAGTGCCACGGCGGCACCATTTTCCTCGACGAGGTGGGCGAGATGACGCCGCTCACCCAGGCCAAGATCTTGCGGCTGATTCAGGAGCAGCGGTTCGAGCGCATCGGCGGGGCGGAGACCGTCCAGACCGACGTGCGGCTGATCGCCGCCACCAACGCCGACCTGGAGCGGATGACGGAGGACGGGCGGTTCCGCCGCGACCTGTACTTCCGGCTGAACGTGTTCACGATCACGCTCCCGCCGCTGCGCGAGCGGGGCGACGACGTGGCGCTGCTCGTCGACCACTACCTGAAGCGGTTCGGGCACGAGCTGGGGAAGCCGGTGGCGGAGGTGGAGCCGGCGGCGGCGGCGGCGCTGCGGGCGTACCCGTGGCCCGGGAACGTGCGCGAGCTGCAGAGCGTGCTGAAGCAGTCGGTGCTGCGGATGAGCGGGTCCGCGCTGCTCGCGGACTTCCTCCCGGAGCACGTCCGCAACCCGACGGCCGGCGCCGCGCCCGCGACGGTTGGCGAAAACGGGGCGTTCGACTGGGACCAGTTCGTCGGCGGCCGCATCGGGGCGGGGAGCGAGAACCTGTACGCCGAGGCCCTCGAGCGCATGGAGCGCGAGGTGCTGGTGCGGGTGCTCAAGCACACCGACGGGAACCAGCTCCAGGCGGCCCGCGTTCTGGGGATCACACGGGGCAGCCTCCGCAACAAGATCCGCGCCCTGGGGATCAGCATCGCCCGCTCGGTGTGGTCCGACGACGAGCAGGGTGACGCCTGA
- a CDS encoding SulP family inorganic anion transporter has product MAAPTNAPPPLAPGLLPNLKFDAVAGFLVFLIAMPLCLAIARASGFPPIAGIWTAVVGGVLCTLISNAQLTIKGPAAGLIVIVYGAVTELGAEFGADLSDADRAFLGYKLALGVGVTAGVVQILLGLVRAGRLADFFPLTPVHGMLASIGLIIIAKQAYEVLGVAPEKGAGPLELYAGLPAALGRINPEIALIGLVGLLILFGLPLVKAGWVRKVPAQLVVLVAAVALGLAFDLEHKHTYLFPDSFFDMNHRAEFEVGPRFLVDMPEVLQNPAEAFAVPDFRGVLTATGIQYVVLFCLIGSLESLLSAKAIELVDPWRRKTNFDRDLLAVGAANTLCAAIGALPMISEIVRSKANIDSGGRTKAANLFHGLFLLGFVLLFPNLIHHIPLAALGAMLVYTGFRLANPVEFVRTYKVGSEQFIVFVGTILATLATDLLIGIGVGIGLKVAFHVWHGCSVRGLFTCDVEAVPEGDRLVVLVVRRAAVFSNWLGVRAVIFREAERRDEVVLDLSRTRLVDHTVMEKLHQLEDDFAHLGKRLKVIGLEEHVPLSGHPLAARKGAGRESTPAAV; this is encoded by the coding sequence GTGGCCGCACCGACCAACGCCCCCCCGCCGCTCGCGCCGGGCCTCCTGCCCAACCTCAAGTTCGACGCCGTCGCCGGGTTCCTGGTGTTCCTGATCGCGATGCCGCTGTGCCTCGCGATCGCCCGGGCCAGCGGGTTCCCGCCCATCGCCGGCATCTGGACCGCGGTCGTCGGCGGCGTCCTCTGCACCCTCATCAGTAACGCGCAGCTCACGATCAAGGGGCCGGCGGCCGGGCTGATCGTGATCGTGTACGGGGCGGTGACCGAGCTCGGGGCCGAGTTCGGGGCCGACCTGTCGGACGCGGACCGGGCGTTCCTCGGGTACAAGCTCGCGCTGGGCGTGGGCGTGACCGCGGGCGTCGTCCAGATCCTCCTCGGGCTGGTCCGGGCCGGGCGGCTGGCGGACTTCTTCCCGCTCACCCCGGTCCACGGGATGCTCGCCTCGATCGGCCTCATCATCATCGCCAAGCAGGCCTACGAGGTGCTCGGGGTGGCGCCGGAGAAGGGGGCCGGGCCGCTCGAGCTGTACGCCGGGCTGCCGGCGGCGCTGGGGCGCATCAACCCCGAGATCGCGCTCATCGGGCTCGTCGGGCTGCTGATCCTGTTCGGGCTGCCGCTGGTGAAGGCCGGGTGGGTGCGGAAGGTGCCGGCGCAGCTCGTCGTGCTGGTGGCCGCGGTCGCCCTCGGGCTGGCGTTCGACCTCGAGCACAAGCACACGTACCTGTTCCCGGACAGCTTCTTCGACATGAACCACCGGGCCGAGTTCGAGGTCGGCCCGCGGTTCCTGGTGGACATGCCCGAGGTGCTCCAGAACCCGGCCGAGGCGTTCGCGGTGCCGGACTTCCGCGGGGTGCTGACCGCCACCGGCATCCAGTACGTGGTCCTGTTCTGCCTCATCGGCAGCCTCGAATCGCTGCTCAGCGCCAAGGCCATCGAGCTGGTGGACCCGTGGCGCCGCAAGACCAACTTCGACCGCGACCTGCTGGCGGTGGGGGCGGCGAACACGCTGTGTGCGGCGATCGGCGCGCTGCCGATGATCTCGGAGATCGTCCGCAGCAAGGCGAACATCGACAGCGGCGGGCGCACGAAGGCGGCGAACCTGTTCCACGGGCTGTTCCTCCTCGGGTTCGTGCTGCTGTTCCCGAACCTGATCCACCACATCCCCCTGGCGGCCCTGGGGGCGATGCTCGTGTACACCGGGTTCCGGCTCGCGAACCCGGTCGAGTTCGTCCGCACCTACAAGGTGGGCAGCGAGCAGTTCATCGTCTTCGTCGGGACCATCCTGGCGACGCTCGCGACGGACCTGCTGATCGGCATCGGCGTCGGCATCGGGCTCAAGGTCGCGTTCCACGTGTGGCACGGGTGCTCGGTGCGCGGGCTGTTCACGTGCGACGTGGAGGCGGTGCCGGAGGGCGACCGGCTGGTCGTGCTGGTGGTCCGGCGGGCCGCCGTGTTCTCCAACTGGCTCGGCGTGCGGGCCGTCATCTTCCGCGAGGCCGAGCGCCGCGACGAGGTGGTGCTCGACCTGTCGCGCACCCGGCTGGTGGACCACACGGTGATGGAGAAGCTGCACCAGCTCGAGGACGACTTCGCGCACCTCGGGAAGCGGCTGAAGGTGATCGGCCTGGAGGAGCACGTGCCGCTCTCGGGGCACCCGCTGGCGGCGCGAAAGGGCGCCGGCCGCGAGTCGACCCCCGCGGCGGTGTAG
- a CDS encoding TraR/DksA family transcriptional regulator — protein sequence MSATTPREDVLGACRKQLEVLVDRLSNGVAQLTAEAQRPVGPGTAAATAAGNEGDEEVARSVLLSEEQILGEAQAALARFDEGTFGRCQRCGRAVARTRLATIPYARNCIKCARAAEAGHNG from the coding sequence ATGAGTGCCACGACGCCGCGCGAGGATGTCCTCGGCGCCTGCCGCAAGCAACTGGAAGTTCTGGTCGACCGGCTGTCCAACGGCGTCGCGCAACTGACGGCCGAGGCGCAGCGCCCGGTCGGTCCGGGAACCGCCGCCGCGACCGCCGCCGGTAACGAAGGCGACGAGGAGGTCGCCCGCAGCGTCCTGCTGTCCGAGGAGCAGATCCTCGGCGAGGCGCAGGCCGCCCTCGCGCGGTTCGACGAGGGGACGTTCGGCAGATGTCAGCGGTGCGGACGCGCGGTCGCCCGGACGCGGCTGGCCACGATCCCGTACGCCCGTAACTGCATCAAGTGCGCCCGCGCCGCCGAGGCGGGGCACAACGGCTGA
- a CDS encoding XrtA system polysaccharide deacetylase: MSAANVASFDIEEHFRIEAAVGLNCPAELRADYATRMEAATRRLLAQLAEAQVLATFFVVGEIARSHPGLVRDIHAAGHEVGSHSWDHRRVHRFTPASFRDDLRASKDALEQVTGAPVFGFRAPTFSVMRETGWAVDALADCGFVYDSSIFPVRHDRYGVPDAPRGPFVAQGAAGEILELPPLTYRVGGVNLPVAGGGYFRLFPLAVMRAGLRQAARAAGPNVGMLYFHPWEFDPGQPRLPLKRLSRWRTYVGVDRTTARLASLLRAFPFTRAIDAVRAIRASGVPLPRFRVA, from the coding sequence GTGAGTGCGGCCAACGTCGCGAGTTTCGACATTGAGGAGCATTTCCGGATCGAGGCCGCGGTGGGGCTCAACTGCCCCGCCGAGCTTCGGGCCGACTACGCGACCCGCATGGAGGCCGCGACCCGGCGGCTCCTCGCACAACTCGCCGAGGCGCAGGTCCTGGCCACGTTCTTCGTGGTCGGTGAGATCGCCCGGTCGCACCCGGGGCTGGTGCGGGACATTCACGCGGCCGGGCACGAGGTGGGGTCGCACAGTTGGGATCACCGGCGGGTCCACCGGTTCACCCCCGCGAGCTTCCGCGACGACCTGCGGGCCAGTAAGGACGCGCTGGAACAGGTGACCGGCGCCCCGGTGTTCGGGTTCCGCGCGCCGACCTTTAGCGTGATGCGCGAAACCGGCTGGGCGGTCGACGCGCTCGCGGACTGCGGGTTCGTGTACGACAGCTCCATTTTCCCGGTGCGCCACGACCGGTACGGGGTGCCGGACGCGCCCCGGGGGCCGTTCGTCGCGCAGGGGGCGGCGGGCGAGATATTGGAACTACCGCCGCTGACCTATCGTGTTGGCGGCGTGAACCTTCCGGTCGCGGGCGGGGGGTACTTCCGGCTGTTCCCGCTGGCGGTGATGCGGGCCGGGTTGCGGCAGGCGGCGCGGGCGGCGGGGCCGAACGTGGGGATGTTGTACTTCCACCCGTGGGAGTTCGATCCCGGGCAACCGCGGCTCCCGCTGAAGCGGCTGTCGCGCTGGCGGACGTATGTGGGGGTGGACCGCACGACCGCCCGGCTGGCGAGCCTCTTGCGGGCGTTCCCGTTCACCCGGGCGATCGATGCGGTGCGCGCGATCCGGGCGAGCGGCGTCCCGCTTCCGCGGTTTCGCGTCGCCTAG
- a CDS encoding sigma-54-dependent transcriptional regulator, whose product MTGDQRNPRGKLLIVDDEVELMRALCESLTDAGFEARGLSDPALAADALREGEPDVLLSDLMMPGTDGIQLLRRCLEADPHLVGIIMTGQGTIQTAVEAMKAGAFDYVLKPFRLQQVLPVLDRAMEVRRLRRENANLRRYVQRLTFESDRYRIVGSGPAVRKVVQLIEKVAPTTATVLVRGPSGTGKELVARAVHGNSARRDKPLVTVNCATLQETLLESELFGHEKGAFTGADRPKPGLFEVAEGGTLFVDEVAEMAPALQAKLLRVLEDGHYRRVGSTQEKRADVRIIAATNKPLEAEQKAGRFREDLFFRLSVITVDLPALKDRREDVPELIQHFLHTRQVGRGPMTVDPAARSLLCRYDWPGNIRELANVLERAQILAEGSVITPDDLPDNLAAGSGPPAAGEEPAPTTGPDDLDRVERHHVRDVLHRHGGNKVQAAKALGVSRRTLYRLIDKYKLSGE is encoded by the coding sequence ATGACCGGCGACCAACGGAACCCGCGCGGCAAGCTCCTGATCGTCGACGACGAGGTGGAGCTGATGCGCGCGCTGTGCGAGTCGCTCACCGACGCCGGGTTCGAGGCCCGCGGGCTGTCGGACCCGGCGCTCGCGGCCGACGCGCTGCGCGAGGGCGAGCCCGACGTGCTGCTCTCGGACCTGATGATGCCCGGCACCGACGGCATCCAGTTGCTCCGCCGGTGCCTGGAGGCGGACCCGCACCTGGTCGGCATCATCATGACCGGCCAGGGCACCATCCAGACCGCCGTGGAGGCGATGAAGGCCGGGGCGTTCGACTACGTGCTGAAGCCGTTCCGGCTCCAGCAGGTGCTGCCGGTGCTGGACCGGGCGATGGAGGTGCGGCGGCTGCGGCGCGAGAACGCGAACCTGCGCCGGTACGTGCAGCGGCTCACGTTCGAGTCCGACCGGTACCGGATCGTCGGGTCCGGCCCGGCGGTGCGGAAGGTCGTCCAGCTCATCGAGAAGGTCGCGCCCACGACCGCGACGGTCCTCGTCCGCGGGCCGAGCGGCACCGGGAAGGAGCTGGTGGCGCGGGCCGTCCACGGGAACAGCGCCCGCCGCGACAAGCCGCTGGTGACGGTCAACTGCGCCACCCTGCAGGAGACGCTCCTGGAGAGCGAGCTGTTCGGGCACGAGAAGGGCGCGTTCACCGGCGCCGACCGCCCCAAGCCCGGCCTGTTCGAGGTGGCCGAGGGCGGCACCCTGTTCGTGGACGAGGTCGCGGAGATGGCGCCCGCGCTCCAGGCGAAGCTGCTCCGGGTGCTGGAGGACGGGCACTACCGCCGGGTCGGGAGCACCCAGGAGAAGCGGGCCGACGTGCGCATCATCGCGGCCACCAACAAGCCGCTCGAGGCCGAGCAGAAGGCCGGGCGGTTCCGCGAGGACCTGTTCTTCCGGCTCAGCGTCATCACCGTCGACCTGCCCGCGCTCAAGGACCGGCGGGAGGACGTGCCGGAGCTGATCCAGCACTTCCTCCACACGCGGCAGGTGGGCCGCGGGCCGATGACCGTCGACCCGGCGGCGCGGTCCCTCCTGTGCCGGTACGACTGGCCCGGGAACATCCGCGAGCTGGCCAACGTGCTGGAGCGGGCGCAGATCCTGGCCGAGGGGAGCGTCATCACGCCCGACGACCTGCCGGACAACCTCGCCGCGGGGAGCGGGCCGCCCGCCGCGGGCGAGGAGCCGGCCCCGACGACCGGCCCGGACGACCTGGACCGCGTCGAACGGCACCACGTCCGCGACGTGCTGCACCGGCACGGGGGGAACAAGGTGCAGGCGGCCAAGGCGCTGGGCGTGAGCCGGCGCACGCTGTACCGGCTGATCGACAAGTACAAGCTCAGCGGCGAGTGA